GGAAACAAGCTGAAAACTCAGGAAATAAAATCAATGGAAAATGTATTTCCCGGGTAGAAGGATTCAACTAATGGGGTAGAGTTGCATACTTTCTAAAATCATGTTTATAGTTAAAAGTTGTTTCTAGATTCCTTTTTCATTCTGAAAGCACAAGTAGTAGAAATAAGCAGGTATAACATTTATGGACTTCAGCTTAACATATAAATTAGAAAAGGCAGATTTGACTTCTCATATATTTCAATCTTCCCCACCTTCCaagtgtatggacttcaactcactcTTTTTTTCTGCGCCCATGAAAAAAACTGGCCCATTCAAAGCAAGTCTTTTTACTTCCAACCCAAAAGACTGATGGGATTCCCACTATGAGGGCCATCAGATATTTCATAAGGAAGAGGATCAAGTCCGGTCGACTCATCTGGGTAACCTGTAAAAAAAGAGGCAAGTGTAAACAAGCAAAGGGATGTGCAGATACAATTCCAGGTATTaagtcatttaaaaataattactatAGACCCAAGTGTGCCCAAACTTTTTCCTTTATTATCCAAAACTGCTTATCGGAAAGTCCTTTTTATCCAAATGTAGATAAATCACTTTAAGGCAATTTAAATGTCCCTGTTGTGATTAGGTTCTTATTATGGTAACATTAGGGTAATTAGGGAacttactgcaacgctctctacatggggctacctttgaaaagcgttcgaaaacttcagatcgtgcagaatgcggccgcgagagccattgtggggcttcccagattcgcccatgtgtcctcaacagtccgtggcctgcattggctgccgatcaatttccggtcacaattcaaagtgttggttatgacctttaaagccctacatggcattggaccagagtacctccggaaccgcctgctactgcacgaatcccagcgaccgataaggtcccacagagttggccttctccggatcccgtcgactaaacaatgttgtctggcgggccccaggggaagagccttctctgtggcggccccggccctctggaatcaactccccccggagattagaactgctcccaccctccttgtctttcgtaaactacttaagacccacctataccgccaggcatgggggatttgagacatctttcccccaggctccttataatttatgtttggtatgtatgtgttgtctggttttaatatgatagggttttcgttatttcttttaatattagatttgtgctactataatattgtttttgtcattgttgtgagccgccccgagtctttggagaggggcggcatacaaatctaataaattattattattattattattattgttgttgttgttgttgtaataagtTCCTGTGTCACTACCCAAGGAAAATCCTTGGCAATATAGCACCATATACATCATCCCTAGAACTCCTGCATGAGACACGTAAGAAAAAAGATTGTTTTCTTGAAATAGTGTTCCCCATAccttcatttttaatttatacaATTTAATTTAGCAATCATTGCTGGATTGAGAATAGTATTAAATTAGTGAGGAAAAGGCAGGTGTTCATATAGTTCCACAAAAAGGTCTACATGGATACCTGATTTGCAAGCTTCTCATTCATATTAATTACTATTGTTCTTGAGCAATATTTGGTAAATATCATTCCTCTTCTTGAAGTAGAGGGAGCTGGACTGCCTACATGTAGGAATCTGAAGGTTTTTTCAAACTTTCAGCTTTGTCAATGCTGTCTGAATCTCTTATGGTTCCAAGACAATGTGGTAATTGAAGATATTAGAGAAGGGCATCAAAAATGGTTAGACAGTGAATTGACTATTGAAACTTGTTAACATGATGGGATAAAAACTCATTTAAAAAATGCAGTGCTATAGTTTGACCTCTATTTCTGCTATTGGTATTGTACAGTTGGTAAGAGACAAACATTCTGTGTAGCCATTAAAAGCTGGGCCTGTTTGTTGGATTTCTGATTTCTCAAATTTCAAATTGCATCTGCTTCCTTTAGCGTCTTATCAGTAATTTAAATAATAGAACAGACCAGATGGTGAGAGAAAGTGAACAACTATAATCTGAGATTCTTTAATTATTTATCTCTGAAAAATAATTCTACCTATTAAAAAAGAATGTCTTTAGAATCAAATAGCCCCTAATTTAGATTTTGCTGCTCCATATCAAGAGAAAAATATTCCGCTAGACTAGGAAGCTTAATTCTCAATATAAAAAGTAAAGCGCTGGATAAAAATTTACATGAAGCCATCAGGGTgaataaatcatgatttaaatcactagtaaaaaggcttgatttaaatcaactcgatttaaatcataatttttaaagagcaactgttcTCTGTCCTGCAGCGGCTCCTTTGACCTGCTGTTGACTCACCAACAGTACCAATACTGCAGAATATGCAGCCTTATGCCACATAACTAAGCTCTATTTCATGGTGAATAAACTacattattaatgtatcttaaataaaAACTATgtttagatagatttttttttactccaaaagcattttattataataaaattgattttttaaaaatccaatttaaaattttaaaatccatattttttgatatatatttttaaaataattgactGTTATCCACCTTGGAAGCCAGGGATGAGATCATCCATCACCATGGAGAGAAGTATCATCTGCATGTAATATACCTTTCTTCCCCTGGTGACTTAAAAGGCATATTGATGCCCTATTTtgggtttgcctatttgccgatgactctaaaatgtgcaataggattgatattcctggagggatctgtgttcagttctggagacctcacctacaaaaagttattgacaaaattgaacgggtccaaagatgggctacaagaatggtggaaggtcttaagcataaaacgtatcaggaaagacttaatgaactcaatctgtatagtctggaggacagaaggaaaaggggacatgatcaaaacatttaaatttgttaaagggttaaataaggttcaggagggaagtgtttttaataggaaagtgaacacaagaacaaggggatacaatctgaagttagttgggggaaagatcaaaagcaacatgagaaaatattattttactgaaagagtagtagatccttggaacaaacttccagcagacgtggttggtaaatccacagtaactgaatttaaacatgcctgggataaacatatatccattgtatatgtatatgtacatttcATTAGGTCCGCAGAACAGATATGCTGTGGAATCCATCTCTGAAAGTatttcatctggcaggacccaagggacgtgcttttttttgccatggCATCCACTCTGCAAAACATCATCCCACATAAGGGGAGACTGGCTCCATTATCTTATGGTTAAATAATATTGTTGACAATTTTTAATTACAGTTTTTAACATTGCgtgatttttattgttgtttttattgaatGCTGCCTATTGTCACTTTATTGTGAGATAGATGAttatataaatatcataaattaTAAAAAGCCTCAGGATCATCATTTACTTACATACTATTTAACTATTACGCATAGTTAAAAGGAGTATGCCCAAGAACCACCCTATATCTAGTAATGGGAAACATAAAATAGGCCAGTACAATCTACATTTCAAGCAAGATAGATACTGGGTTTCTAAGCACTATCCTAAGCCATAGTATGATTTGTTTAGTTTTGGCCtagagttctaatcccaccttagccatgaaagccaattgggtgattttgggccaaccaTTTTCTTTCAGCCCAACAGAGTTGATAGAGAAAGAAGGAGCTGTCTTGAATTATTTATGAAAGGAGGaatattagatagataaatagatggatggatggatggatagatagaacaATGTGTCATTAAGTTGTTTCCAACTACTAGCAACTATATAGATTTCTACTGCTTGAATATAATTTCTTTGGATAGTATCAAACATATTTTgacatatttttttctccaattgTAGCCACAAAAGACTATACTACAACGTCATGATATTTATTACATAGGAATACCAAAAGAGGAGGTTGACATGTTTTATGCTCAAGATTAATGGAAAATTGACAGAACATGCAAGTAAAATATGCTATTTATGATTGGAGACTGGAATGCTAAAGTTGGAAATCTATCACACATGACCCTTTTTTCAAATATGACCTAATGAGATACACACAAAAGAAAGCACTATTATTCCAGAATCTTATTTACCATCTCATAACAGCAGTTTATCAGCTTAAAAGAAAAGGCATTTAATAGCAAAGCAATTGCAATTCATTCCTTCTGAATAAGCTCTATCCAAGATACTATAATAAAGATTGCTTCTGTTCAGTAAACCATCCTCTCCATTTCATACTGGTGTGTATCTCCCCGAACTACCTACCATTTGGCATGTTTAGTAAGTACTTCTGATCATTTTTCATGTTTGGCAAGTGTAAACTTACAGATGTGTGCAATTTTATATGGACATGCTTAGTGCCTaatgtatttaaattattttaatatcccCATTTCTTAACTGAAGGACTTTTTATTTCAGGGCATTTAAAgtaatacaaatatatatattttaatagcaATTCATTCTATTTTCTCTGAAGATCATACCTTCTTAAAAATCATATTCTTGTTCACATTCTCAATTTCggttttcagtttttaaaacagTATTTCTTCTGAGTCATATTTCTGGGCAgcataattatgctaattatgatAGTATATTTTTACTTGATAAATATATTACATGAGACTGGTACCAAAGTTAAAAAAACACCAGCAAGCTTTTTGCCTTGAGGGATACAAAAGGACTGACCATAAGGAAATGATTTAAGAGATAGGCACACTTACCTGATAAGGGCAGGGTATGTGATATTCTTTGCACCTTTCTTGAATCCATGTTGTTTCCCACACACTTCGGTAAGCTTGTTCATAGAAATAGCAGCCAATGACAACCAAGAGTGGCACAAGATACAGTACACTGAAGACGCCAATCCGAATCATAAATTTCACCAACTTGTCCTGGTTTTCCTTCTCTAAGGGAATTTCAATACGGACTCGATTTAAAGAAATGATGCCTGCAAGTAGCAAAGAAACTCCAACCACCACATACAGGCAGAGAGGAGCAAGAACAAAGTATCTCAAGGCATCTACATCATAAAGGCCAACAAAACATACGCCACTGATATTATCACCTTCTATTTTATTCATAGCTAGGAGAATGATGGTAAGGGTTCCAGGAATGCCCCATGCACTAGCATGGAAGAGGAGGGCTTTCTTTTCAATGGCTTCACTACCCCATTTTGGGACAGCTGCCAAAAACCAAGTGATGGTAAGAATCACCCACCAAACGCTCCCAGCCATGGTAAAGAAATACAGTACCATGAAAAGCATGGTGCATGCTTTATTATGAGAGCCCTGTGTCACTGTGGAAGCCTTGTACGTGGCAGGGCCAGAGGCATTGCAAGCAACCCGGTCCTCCAGCAAAAAGCCAATGAAGAAAATGAGGGACACCATCATGTAACAAACAGCATAGAAGATAATGGGTCTTTCTGGATAGCGAAATCTTGTGACATCAATCAGGAAAGTCAAGAAAGTGAACAAGGTAGCAGAAAGGCAGACAATGGAGATCACACCAATGAAGTATCGTGCGAAAGAAAGTTCTTCTTGCCTAAAGTACATATTTGGACAAGGAGGGGAGCAGTCCCGTACCCGGAGGAATGTGTAGCCCAGATCGGGGTCTATTTTCAGTTCTCGAGGGCACCAAAAACCATAGTCTCTTTGAACTTCCACTGTTGCTTTTTCTGTTGGTTCCCCAACTACATTGAGATCAATGGGGCGAGGATAAGGCTCATCACAGTCTGGGAACCTAGAACAGCAAGACCAAAGGACttgtaataatttttaaatataacaAGCATTTCTGCCTGTTCTGGTTCTTTCAAAAGAATTGATTTGAAGGAATAGTCtaagaagaaataaaattaaattataggATTCTATAGATAGAAATTAAATTCTTATATAAACTTTAGATTAACAATTTCATGTATCCAAATATCAGTAGCAGCTTATTTTCAGAGGCTTATAGTTGAAGATTTGTCTGATttcatattaaatatatttagttAACTGCCATTATCCTGTAAATAATCTAAGAGATTTTTGTAGCTAACCaagaaaaacaatcaatcaatagctATCTTAAAACATTTAAATGAATAACAGAAAAAGGCTACTGCTatgtgtgtatatttttgtgcccAGGTAAGGCTTTGGAATTTGCCATGTCCATTGCAGTTTTTACTGTTTTCAATCAATTTTAGAGTACAAATGCTTCAAAAACAAATCTGGAATGCCTTGCTTTACACAATCTGCATCACAGGGTCCTTTAGCCAAAACATATTGTTATTAAAAGTCAGCATAATCTATAAAATATCTGAAATGCTAATATATCCCTGCTTATCCAATTATATCCAACCAAGATAAACTTTTCCTGATTAAGCATATAAATAACACAGATGTATTTCTACACTTCTGCTCCTGCGTTTTTCATTAATTTATTGCATTGTTTTTTCAGTTTTGTCTTCGTACTTATACATCTCTCAACTCTACTAAATATTCTaccccatatttttcagactttaATTCTGAAATTTAATAACTGAAC
This genomic window from Erythrolamprus reginae isolate rEryReg1 chromosome 1, rEryReg1.hap1, whole genome shotgun sequence contains:
- the FZD3 gene encoding frizzled-3 isoform X2, encoding MAVIWMIHYLWLLAVLAGCSGGHSLFSCEPIILRMCQDLPYNTTFMPNLLNHYDQQTAALAMEPFHPMVNLDCSRDFRPFLCALYAPVCMEYGRVTLPCRRICQRAYNECSKLMEMFGVSWPEDMECNRFPDCDEPYPRPIDLNVVGEPTEKATVEVQRDYGFWCPRELKIDPDLGYTFLRVRDCSPPCPNMYFRQEELSFARYFIGVISIVCLSATLFTFLTFLIDVTRFRYPERPIIFYAVCYMMVSLIFFIGFLLEDRVACNASGPATYKASTVTQGSHNKACTMLFMVLYFFTMAGSVWWVILTITWFLAAVPKWGSEAIEKKALLFHASAWGIPGTLTIILLAMNKIEGDNISGVCFVGLYDVDALRYFVLAPLCLYVVVGVSLLLAGIISLNRVRIEIPLEKENQDKLVKFMIRIGVFSVLYLVPLLVVIGCYFYEQAYRSVWETTWIQERCKEYHIPCPYQVTQMSRPDLILFLMKYLMALIVGIPSVFWVGSKKTCFEWASFFHGRRKKEVVNESRQVLQEPDFAQSLLRDPNTPIIRKSRGTSTQGTSTHASSTQLAKMDDQRSKAGSVHSKVSSYHGSLHRSRDGSYRGIEDRLPHGSMSRLTDHSRHSSSHRLNDQSRHSSTRDLSGNPVTHITHGTSMNRVIEEDGTSA
- the FZD3 gene encoding frizzled-3 isoform X1 gives rise to the protein MAVIWMIHYLWLLAVLAGCSGGHSLFSCEPIILRMCQDLPYNTTFMPNLLNHYDQQTAALAMEPFHPMVNLDCSRDFRPFLCALYAPVCMEYGRVTLPCRRICQRAYNECSKLMEMFGVSWPEDMECNRFPDCDEPYPRPIDLNVVGEPTEKATVEVQRDYGFWCPRELKIDPDLGYTFLRVRDCSPPCPNMYFRQEELSFARYFIGVISIVCLSATLFTFLTFLIDVTRFRYPERPIIFYAVCYMMVSLIFFIGFLLEDRVACNASGPATYKASTVTQGSHNKACTMLFMVLYFFTMAGSVWWVILTITWFLAAVPKWGSEAIEKKALLFHASAWGIPGTLTIILLAMNKIEGDNISGVCFVGLYDVDALRYFVLAPLCLYVVVGVSLLLAGIISLNRVRIEIPLEKENQDKLVKFMIRIGVFSVLYLVPLLVVIGCYFYEQAYRSVWETTWIQERCKEYHIPCPYQVTQMSRPDLILFLMKYLMALIVGIPSVFWVGSKKTCFEWASFFHGRRKKEVVNESRQVLQEPDFAQSLLRDPNTPIIRKSRGTSTQGTSTHASSTQLAKMDDQRSKAGSVHSKVSSYHGSLHRSRDGRYTPCSYRGIEDRLPHGSMSRLTDHSRHSSSHRLNDQSRHSSTRDLSGNPVTHITHGTSMNRVIEEDGTSA